The Aureispira anguillae genome contains a region encoding:
- a CDS encoding STAS domain-containing protein, translating into MAYSFSKKNDIQILHVDNLLNPLDNQEIIRAVEDKIQENFCEFIVDLDQMDFMNSSGLTFLISILTRSRNAGGDVAIANLSENIKKILLVTRLNSAFSIYENIEDALMFFEKENKDS; encoded by the coding sequence ATGGCATACTCCTTCTCGAAAAAAAACGACATACAAATATTACATGTAGACAACCTGCTCAACCCACTAGACAACCAAGAAATTATTCGTGCAGTAGAAGATAAGATTCAGGAAAATTTTTGTGAATTTATTGTCGATTTAGACCAAATGGACTTTATGAACAGTTCAGGGCTTACGTTTTTGATCTCTATCCTCACTCGTTCCAGAAATGCGGGAGGCGACGTTGCTATTGCCAACCTATCAGAAAACATCAAAAAAATATTACTGGTTACTCGCTTAAATTCTGCCTTTAGTATTTATGAAAATATTGAAGATGCCTTGATGTTTTTTGAAAAGGAAAATAAGGATAGCTAA
- a CDS encoding Fur family transcriptional regulator, with product MASNQKDSKIVKEVIKIFSQYLEKNGLRKTPERFAILEEIYKRDDHFDAEALYIHMKTQNYRVSRATVYNTLELLVSCDLVRKHQFGKNLAQYEKSYGSKQHDHAVCIETGQVFEFCDPRIQQIKKMVSDILGFEITHHSLTFYGYSKEAREKLGRK from the coding sequence ATGGCAAGCAATCAAAAAGATTCTAAAATAGTAAAAGAAGTAATTAAGATATTTTCTCAATATCTTGAAAAAAATGGTCTGCGCAAAACTCCAGAACGTTTTGCCATCTTAGAAGAAATATACAAACGAGATGATCACTTTGATGCAGAAGCATTGTATATCCATATGAAAACACAGAACTATAGAGTAAGTAGGGCTACGGTTTATAACACCCTAGAGTTATTGGTCTCCTGTGATTTGGTACGGAAACATCAATTTGGTAAAAACTTGGCTCAATACGAAAAATCCTATGGTTCTAAACAACACGACCATGCCGTTTGTATTGAGACGGGTCAAGTTTTTGAATTTTGTGATCCCCGCATTCAACAAATCAAGAAAATGGTCTCAGATATTCTGGGTTTCGAAATCACGCACCATTCTTTAACCTTTTATGGCTACAGCAAAGAAGCTAGAGAAAAATTAGGCAGAAAATAA